The Zygosaccharomyces rouxii strain CBS732 chromosome G complete sequence genome contains a region encoding:
- the YMR1 gene encoding phosphatidylinositol-3-phosphatase YMR1 (similar to uniprot|P47147 Saccharomyces cerevisiae YJR110W YMR1 Phosphatidylinositol 3-phosphate), giving the protein MEYIKIAKVDNVLLHRKGIIVPGTLHLTTHHLIFTSGGLSKEFWFSYPTIQSVFKNVGSALISKLDKNGNLPQDNQNSETIMKSYKDKDLWSFTNIKIIGKDYTIFSLDFINEMEAKDVYDSLLKLTVLDEVSQLYAFIYLSTNAESSYNSWDIYNVEAEFKRQGLELGSEQSPWRISTINEDYKFSPTYPSHLVVPSQISDTLLRHTAKFRSQDRIPALTYYYAKTKCCIARSAQPLPGITKQRSVQDERLVSEIFRSSLHPLLREKNIIVDARPTANAMAQVALGGGTENLEYYNFNKTCSRMFLGIDNIHVMSDSMNHLVDNFLIDGDLNLPIDKASLNSSKASSWIKHVKLLLSSTETLVKSIIFNRSSILIHCSDGWDRTSQVCSLIQLCLDPYYRTIDGFMVLIEKDWLSFGHRFQERSGILSSESAFHDNTMGFPGFSNGFSQTSPDLNSTSLFGKDGNELSEMEGMSGSVLNSDLMNKVSGHFKRKKNKRTLKFASPIFQQFLDCVYQLLIQNPTFFEFNERFLRRLVYHLHSCQYGTFLYNNEKERVENGVMSKTKSVWDYFKSRKAEFMNRDYIPTPYTQSVDDDDVDWILPDLNKVQWWWQLYGRKNIEMNGPVEVADKHQDHNDDNNTANGVSYKEFFKGMGIKFPVFGLELFGKK; this is encoded by the coding sequence ATGGAATATATCAAGATTGCTAAAGTGGACAATGTTCTCCTACATCGAAAAGGCATTATAGTCCCTGGAACATTACATCTAACTACACATCATTTGATATTCACTTCTGGCGGTCTCTCGAAAGAATTTTGGTTCTCATATCCAACTATTCAATctgttttcaaaaatgtGGGTAGCGCTTTAATATCTAAATTGGATAAGAATGGTAACCTCCCTCAAGATAACCAAAATTCTGAAACTATTATGAAATCTTACAAGGATAAAGATTTATGGTCATTCACTAACATCAAAATTATAGGTAAAGATTATACCATTTTTTCACTGGATTTTATTAATGAAATGGAAGCCAAAGACGTTTATGATTCTCTTTTAAAACTAACCGTTTTAGATGAAGTTTCTCAATTGTATGCATTTATCTATCTATCAACAAATGCTGAGTCTTCATATAACAGTTGGGATATTTACAATGTTGAAGCGGAATTCAAAAGACAAGGTTTAGAATTGGGATCAGAGCAAAGTCCATGGAGGATATCGACTATAAATGAAGACTACAAATTCTCACCCACATACCCCAGTCATCTGGTGGTACCGTCTCAAATTTCAGATACTTTACTAAGACATACGGCTAAATTTAGATCCCAGGATCGTATACCAGCATTGACGTACTATTATGCCAAGACTAAATGTTGCATCGCTAGATCTGCACAACCTCTGCCAGGTATTACTAAACAGAGATCTGTCCAAGATGAAAGGTTAGTGTCTGAAATTTTCAGATCTTCACTTCATCCGTTATTACGTGAAAAAAACATTATTGTTGACGCAAGACCAACCGCAAATGCAATGGCTCAAGTGgctcttggtggtggtaccGAAAATCTCGAATATTATAATTTCAACAAGACTTGTTCACGAATGTTCCTGGGGATAGATAATATCCATGTTATGTCAGATAGTATGAATCATCTGGTGGATAATTTTCTGATCGATGGTGATTTAAACCTGCCGATTGATAAGGCAAGTCTCAACTCTAGTAAAGCTAGTTCCTGGATTAAGCATGTTAAATTGTTGCTGTCATCAACAGAAACTTTGGTCAAATCGATCATTTTCAACAGATCGAGTATCTTGATCCATTGTTCGGATGGATGGGATAGAACCTCTCAAGTATGTTCCCTCATACAACTATGTTTGGATCCCTATTATAGAACCATAGATGGGTTCATGGTACTTATAGAGAAGGATTGGCTTTCCTTCGGTCACAGATTTCAGGAAAGGTCTGGAATTTTGAGCTCAGAGAGTGCATTCCACGATAATACAATGGGGTTCCCAGGgttttcaaatggattttcTCAGACTAGCCCAGATCTCAATTCTACTTCCCTGTTTGGTAAAGATGGTAATGAATTATCGGAGATGGAAGGTATGTCAGGCAGCGTTTTAAACTCTGATTTAATGAATAAGGTTTCAGGACATTTtaagaggaagaagaataaacgtactttgaaatttgcaTCCCCAATTTTCCAGCAATTTCTCGATTGTGTCTACCAATTGCTAATACAAAATCCGACCTTCTTCGAATTCAATGAAAGGTTTCTTCGAAGATTGGTTTATCACCTTCATTCCTGCCAATACGGTACTTTTCTCTACAACAACGAGAAAGAACGTGTAGAGAATGGCGTAATGTCAAAGACTAAAAGCGTTTGGGACTATTTCAAATCTCGTAAGGCAGAATTTATGAATAGAGATTACATTCCGACCCCGTATACACAGTCagtggatgatgatgatgttgattGGATACTTCCAGATCTCAATAAAGTTCAATGGTGGTGGCAGTTATATGGGAGGAAAAATATCGAAATGAATGGACCTGTGGAAGTTGCAGATAAACATCAAGACcataatgatgataataacaCCGCTAATGGTGTATCTTACAAGGAGTTTTTTAAAGGAATGGGTATTAAATTTCCCGTATTTGGGTTAGAGTTATTCGGGAAGAAATGA
- the MOH1 gene encoding Moh1p (similar to uniprot|P38191 Saccharomyces cerevisiae YBL049W MOH1), producing MGLRYSSYIESPISTEDGFNSMGSSVNIYQQSSSSYPYHYHMRHREHTTPKFITYGCRCCRTHLSSSSQIMSKDYRGKTGDAYLMSKLVNVIDGNIETRPMITGDYLVCDVLCHWCKSLVGWKYLESERKDQRYKEGKYIMELQTVCRCG from the coding sequence ATGGGATTACGCTACTCCTCCTACATTGAGAGTCCCATTTCCACAGAGGATGGTTTCAACAGTATGGGCAGTAGCGTTAACATCTACCAACAGTCATCGAGTAGCTACCCTTACCACTATCACATGCGCCATAGGGAACACACGACTCCCAAGTTCATTACGTATGGTTGTCGCTGCTGTAGAACCCATCTATCGAGCTCATCTCAGATAATGTCAAAGGATTACAGGGGAAAAACTGGTGATGCCTACTTGATGAGTAAATTGGTTAACGTCATTGATGGCAATATTGAAACACGTCCAATGATCACTGGTGATTATTTAGTCTGCGATGTCTTATGCCACTGGTGCAAGAGTTTAGTTGGTTGGAAATATTTAGAAAGTGAAAGGAAAGATCAGAGGTATAAGGAAGGGAAGTACATCATGGAATTGCAGACTGTCTGCAGATGCGGTTAA
- the INO1 gene encoding inositol-3-phosphate synthase INO1 (highly similar to gnl|GLV|KLLA0D16412g Kluyveromyces lactis KLLA0D16412g and similar to YJL153C uniprot|P11986 Saccharomyces cerevisiae YJL153C INO1 Inositol 1- phosphate synthase involved in synthesis of inositol phosphates and inositol-containing phospholipids transcription is coregulated with other phospholipid biosynthetic genes by Ino2p and Ino4p which bind the UASINO DNA element) translates to MTAANYFTPSVKVATDKVHYSETELTTKYTYVNSIVTENAATNTVDVNPIKQEYDFKVDLKLPRVGVMLVGIGGNNGTTFLASILANRQKMKFHNKEGLKEANYYGSVTQCSTLKLGVRPDGNDFYVPFNSLLPFVSPNDFEVTGWDISATNLGDAMERAQVLEYDLQRQLKPEMSEYKPLPSIYYPDFIAANQDGRADNCINRPNNAGPASTKNKWEHLERIRADIREFKQQKDLDKVIVLWTANTERYADIIPGVNDTADNLLNAIKQDGEEIAPSTIFAVASILEGSVYINGSPQNTFVPGVIELAEREDSFIAGDDFKSGQTKIKSVLAQFLVEAGIKPTSIASYNHLGNNDGYNLSSERQFKSKEISKKSVVDDVVASNPLLYNDKLGNKIDHCIVIKYMNAVGDSKVAMDEYYSELMLGGHNRISIHNVCEDSLLATPLIIDLLVMAEFCTRVSYKRVGDGSTEYGKFYNILSFLSYWLKAPLTRKGYQAINGLNKQRSGLENFMRLLIGLPAQDELRFEERLK, encoded by the coding sequence ATGACTGCAGCCAACTATTTCACACCTTCCGTCAAAGTCGCTACTGATAAGGTTCATTATTCAGAGACCGAATTGACTACTAAATACACTTATGTCAATTCCATAGTCACGGAAAATGCGGCTACCAACACCGTTGACGTTAACCCCATCAAACAAGAATATGATTTCAAGGTCGATTTGAAATTGCCTCGTGTCGGTGTGATGCTTGTTGGTATCGGCGGTAACAATGGTACGACTTTCTTAGCATCAATCTTGGCTAATAGacaaaagatgaaattccATAACAAAGAGGGTCTAAAAGAAGCTAATTATTATGGCTCTGTGACCCAATGCTCTACTCTAAAACTTGGTGTCAGACCGGATGGAAACGACTTCTACGTTCCATTTAACTCTTTATTGCCATTTGTATCCCCCAATGATTTTGAAGTTACCGGTTGGGATATTAGTGCTACGAACTTGGGTGATGCTATGGAAAGAGCCCAGGTATTGGAGTATGATTTGCAACGTCAATTAAAACCTGAAATGTCTGAATACAAACCATTACCCTCGATCTATTATCCTGATTTCATTGCCGCCAACCAAGATGGCAGAGCGGACAACTGTATCAACAGACCTAATAATGCTGGACCTGCTTCTACTAAAAACAAATGGGAGCATTTGGAAAGGATTAGAGCTGATATTCGTGAGTTCAAGCAAcaaaaagatttggataaagTTATCGTACTGTGGACTGCTAACACTGAAAGATATGCTGACATCATTCCTGGTGTTAACGATACCGCTGACAACTTGTTAAATGCTATTAAACAGGATGGCGAAGAAATTGCACCATCTACTATATTTGCAGTTGCATCTATCTTGGAAGGTTCAGTTTATATCAATGGATCACCCCAAAACACGTTTGTTCCAGGTGTCATTGAATTGGCAGAACGTGAAGATAGTTTTATCGCTGGCGATGATTTTAAAAGTGGTCAAACTAAGATTAAGTCGGTTTTGGCCCAATTCCTTGTAGAAGCTGGTATTAAACCAACATCAATTGCCTCTTACAACCATTTGGGTAATAACGATGGTTATAACTTATCATCTGAAAGACAATTCAAATCAAAGGAGATCTCCAAAAAATCTGTGGTTGACGATGTAGTTGCTTCTAACCCATTGCTATACAACGATAAATTGGGCAATAAAATCGATCACTGTATTGTCATCAAATACATGAATGCCGTGGGTGATTCAAAAGTTGCAATGGATGAATATTACAGTGAATTGATGTTGGGTGGTCACAATAGAATCTCTATACACAATGTTTGTGAAGACTCTCTCTTGGCAACCCCGTTGATCATTGATCTGCTGGTTATGGCAGAATTTTGTACAAGAGTCTCATACAAAAGGGTTGGTGATGGTAGTACTGAATATGGTAAGTTCTACAACATTTTATCATTCTTATCGTACTGGCTAAAGGCGCCATTGACTAGAAAGGGTTATCAAGCAATTAATGGCCTAAACAAGCAACGTTCTggtttggaaaattttaTGAGATTATTGATCGGTTTACCCGCTCAGGATGAATTAAGATTCGAAGAAAGATTGAAATAG
- the SEC17 gene encoding alpha-soluble NSF attachment protein SEC17 (highly similar to uniprot|P32602 Saccharomyces cerevisiae YBL050W SEC17), with protein sequence MSDPAELIGRAEKKGVPSSGFMKIFGSSDSSKYEEAADLCWQAANLYKLRKDLKSAGEAFTKAANYQLKAGSDDEAGNTFVESYKSYKSSGQSIDAINSLQKSVEIFTQRGQFRRAANYEFEMGELYETSVTDYPKAIECYETAGEWYSQDQALALANKCLVRCADLKALNSQYLEASEVYAQLIKNSMGNRLSQWSLKDYYLKMGLCQLAATDSVAAGRTLSEGRQEDPNFSESREAQLLQDLIEAVGEGDSQLFSDKVFAFDKYSKLDKWKTTILLRIKESISQAEDDLL encoded by the exons ATGTCTGATCCAGCAGAGCTTATCGGGAGG GCCGAAAAGAAAGGTGTCCCATCATCAGGTTTTATGAAGatatttggatcttcagattcttctaAATACGAGGAAGCCGCTGATCTATGTTGGCAAGCTGCAAATCTTTACAAACTTCGTAAAGATTTAAAATCTGCAGGTGAAGCATTTACAAAAGCTGCAAATTACCAATTAAAAGCAGGCAGTGACGACGAGGCAGGAAACACATTTGTGGAAAGTTATAAGAGTTATAAAAGTAGCGGTCAATCAATCGACGCAATAAATTCATTGCAAAAATCAGTAGAAATCTTCACCCAAAGGGGACAATTTAGAAGGGCTGCCAAttatgaatttgaaatgggTGAACTTTATGAAACCAGTGTTACCGACTACCCTAAAGCCATCGAATGTTATGAAACTGCAGGTGAATGGTATTCTCAAGATCAAGCCCTAGCATTAGCAAATAAGTGTCTGGTAAGATGTGCAGATTTGAAAGCATTAAATTCTCAATATTTGGAGGCCAGTGAAGTCTACGcccaattgattaaaaaTAGTATGGGTAACAGATTAAGCCAATGGTCATTAAAGGATTATTACTTGAAAATGGGCCTTTGTCAATTAGCTGCTACCGATTCTGTAGCTGCCGGCCGTACTCTATCAGAAGGTCGCCAGGAAGATCCAAACTTCTCCGAGTCCCGTGAAGCGCAATTATTACAAGATCTGATAGAGGCCGTCGGTGAAGGTGACAGCCAGTTATTCAGTGACAAAGTATTTGCCTTTGACAAGTACAGTAAGTTGGATAAGTGGAAAACGACGATTTTACtaagaatcaaagaaagTATATCACAGGCAGAAGACGATCTGTTGTAA
- the CPA2 gene encoding carbamoyl-phosphate synthase (glutamine-hydrolyzing) CPA2 (similar to uniprot|P03965 Saccharomyces cerevisiae YJR109C CPA2 Large subunit of carbamoyl phosphate synthetase, which catalyzes a step in the synthesis of citrulline, an arginine precursor) codes for MSAVYTSAEPTVSTFNTQRYAPQLVEGVESVLIIGSGGLSIGQAGEFDYSGSQAIKALKEAKKQTILINPNIATNQTSHSLADKIYYLPVTPEYISYIIERERPDAILLTFGGQTALNCGVALEKMGVLEKYNIKVLGTPIKTLEMTEDRDMFAQALQEINVPIATSFACETLDETLKAAEEVKYPVIIRSAYALGGLGSGFANNPTELRDLASQSLSLSPQILVEKSLKGWKEVEYEVVRDRVGNCITVCNMENFDPLGIHTGDSIVFAPSQTLSDEEYHMLRTAAIKIIRHLGVVGECNVQYALQPDGLDFRVIEVNARLSRSSALASKATGYPLAYTAAKIALGYTLPELPNPVTKTTVANFEPSLDYIVAKIPKWDLSKFQHVNRDIGSAMKSVGEVMAIGRNFEEAYQKALREVDPSLLGFQGSNEFGDKLDEALAVATDRRSLAIGQALIHENYTVDRVHELTKIDKWFLFKCMNIVRVYKELEAITSKESLTKDLLQKAKKLGFSDKQIAISVSKALSTKVTELEIRSLRKSYGIVPFVKKIDTLAAEFPANTNYLYTTYNATKNDVEFTDKGMLVLGSGVYRIGSSVEFDWCAVNTAKTLRDEGKKTVMINYNPETVSTDFDEVDRLYFEELSYERVMDIYELENSEGCIISVGGQLPQNIALALHDTGCNVLGTSPVDIDNAESRHKFSAILDSINVGQPEWSELKSVEEAKKFANAVHYPVLIRPSYVLSGAAMNVITSEHELEEKLTMASDVSPDHPVVMSKFIEGAEEIDVDGVGYNGQLLVHAISEHVENAGVHSGDATLILPPQHLSEQVLLALKDIAERVSKAFNITGPFNMQVIKHGDDLKVIECNIRASRSFPFVSKVLGCNFIATAVKAFLGGNKVPEPVDLITHKKYDYVATKVPQFSFTRLAGADPFLGVEMSSTGEVASFGKNELESYWTALQSTMHFHVPLPPSGILFGGDISKPLLGQVAATLTGLGFHFFVVDEACKNYLEKFIPSEQDVKVIFFPKNDKRKLREVFQEHDIKAVFNLASKRASSVEDADYIMRRNAIDFAIPLFNEPRTSNLFAHALKEKVAEKLRVLESTDVAVPSEVRCWEEFLGFKA; via the coding sequence ATGAGTGCTGTCTATACTTCTGCTGAACCAACTGTATCTACATTCAACACACAGCGCTATGCTCCTCAGTTGGTTGAAGGTGTGGAATCTGTGCTGATTATCGGTTCTGGTGGTCTCTCCATTGGCCAAGCTGGTGAATTTGATTACAGTGGTTCCCAAGCCATCAAGGCTCTAAAGGAAGCTAAGAAACAAACAATTCTAATAAACCCAAATATCGCCACGAATCAAACTTCTCATTCTTTGGCAGATAAAATCTACTATTTGCCAGTAACACCAGAATACATTAGTTATATCATCGAACGTGAAAGACCTGATGCCATTCTATTAACATTTGGTGGCCAAACTGCTTTAAACTGTGGTGTTGCGCTAGAAAAAATGGGTGTCTTGGAGAAATACAACATCAAAGTGCTAGGTACACCTATTAAAACATTAGAAATGACTGAGGATAGAGATATGTTTGCACAAGCATTGCAAGAGATCAATGTCCCAATTGCAACTTCGTTCGCATGTGAAACTTTGgatgaaactttaaaaGCCGCTGAGGAAGTAAAATATCCAGTGATTATCAGATCTGCATATGCGCTAGGTGGTCTTGGTTCTGGTTTCGCTAACAACCCTACAGAATTAAGAGATCTAGCATCTCAGTCTCTATCATTATCCCCCCAGATTCTTGTGGAAAAATCTCTGAAGGGTTGGAAAGAAGTCGAATACGAAGTTGTCAGAGATAGAGTTGGTAACTGTATTACAGTTTGTAATATGGAAAACTTCGATCCATTGGGTATTCACACCGGTGATTCTATCGTCTTTGCGCCTTCTCAAACTTTATCCGATGAAGAATACCACATGTTAAGAACTGCTGCCATTAAGATCATTAGACACTTGGGTGTGGTCGGTGAATGTAACGTTCAATACGCCCTACAACCAGATGGATTAGACTTTAGAGTCATTGAAGTCAATGCACGTCTATCTCGTTCGTCTGCCTTAGCCTCCAAGGCTACTGGTTACCCCTTGGCTTATACTGCTGCTAAGATCGCTCTTGGTTACACTTTACCAGAACTACCAAACCCTGTTACAAAGACTACTGTGGCCAACTTTGAACCATCATTAGATTACATTGTGGCAAAGATTCCTAAATGGGATTTGAGTAAATTCCAACACGTTAATAGAGATATTGGTTCTGCCATGAAATCTGTCGGTGAAGTCATGGCAATTGGTAGAAACTTCGAAGAAGCTTATCAGAAGGCTCTCAGAGAAGTGGATCCCTCTTTGCTTGGATTCCAAGGTTCTAACGAATTTGGTGATAAACTAGACGAAGCACTTGCTGTTGCTACTGATAGAAGATCTTTGGCCATTGGTCAAGCTTTGATCCACGAAAACTACACAGTCGACAGAGTCCACGAATTGACTAAGATCGATAAATGgtttttgttcaaatgtATGAACATCGTTAGAGTGTacaaggaattggaagCTATTACTTCTAAGGAATCCTTAACCAAGGATCTACTGCAAAAAGCAAAGAAATTAGGTTTCTCCGATAAACAAATTGCCATTTCCGTTAGCAAGGCTCTATCTACTAAGGTTACcgaattggaaattagATCCTTGAGAAAATCTTACGGTATTGTACCATTCGTTAAGAAGATCGACACTTTAGCCGCTGAATTCCCAGCTAACACCAACTACTTGTACACTACCTACAATGCTACTAAGAACGATGTTGAATTTACCGACAAAGGTATGCTTGTTCTTGGTTCTGGTGTTTACCGTATCGGTTCATCTGTGGAATTCGATTGGTGTGCTGTGAATACCGCAAAGACTTTAAGAGATGAAGGTAAGAAGACCGTTATGATTAATTACAACCCAGAGACCGTTTCTACCGATTTTGACGAAGTGGACAGATTGTATTTCGAAGAATTGTCTTACGAAAGAGTTATGGATATCTACGAATTAGAAAACTCTGAAGGTTGTATCATCTCTGTTGGTGGTCAACTTCCTCAGAACATCGCCTTAGCTCTTCATGATACTGGCTGTAACGTTCTAGGTACTTCTCCTGTGGATATCGATAATGCTGAAAGTAGACACAAGTTCTCTGCCATTTTAGACTCTATTAATGTCGGCCAACCTGAATGGAGTGAATTAAAGTCTGTTGAAGAAGCAAAGAAGTTCGCCAATGCAGTTCACTACCCTGTGTTGATCAGACCATCTTATGTGTTATCTGGTGCCGCCATGAATGTTATCACGAGTGAACacgaattggaagaaaaattgaccATGGCCTCAGATGTGTCTCCAGACCATCCAGTGGTTATGTCTAAATTCATCGAAGGTGCTGAGGAAATTGATGTCGATGGTGTTGGTTACAACGGTCAACTACTAGTTCACGCCATCTCTGAACACGTGGAGAACGCAGGTGTTCACTCTGGTGATGCTACCTTAATCTTACCACCACAACATTTGAGCGAACAAGTTCTATTGGCTCTAAAAGATATCGCTGAACGTGTTTCTAAGGCTTTCAACATTACAGGTCCTTTCAACATGCAAGTGATCAAGCACGGTGACGACTTGAAAGTTATCGAATGTAACATTAGAGCTTCTAGATCCTTCCCATTTGTCTCCAAGGTTTTGGGTTGTAACTTCATTGCAACTGCTGTTAAGGCCTTCCTTGGTGGTAACAAAGTTCCTGAACCAGTGGATTTGATTACTCACAAGAAATACGACTATGTGGCTACCAAAGTTCCTCAGTTTTCTTTCACTAGATTGGCTGGTGCTGATCCATTCCTTGGTGTTGAAATGTCCTCCACTGGTGAAGTAGCTTCTTTCGGTAAAaacgaattggaaagtTACTGGACTGCTTTGCAATCCACTATGCATTTCCATGTTCCTCTACCACCAAGCGGTATCCTATTTGGTGGTGACATATCTAAACCATTATTGGGCCAAGTAGCAGCTACTCTAACCGGTTTGGGTTTCCATTTCTTCGTTGTGGATGAAGCTTGTAAAAATtacttggaaaaattcatccCCTCTGAGCAAGATGTTAAAGTTATCTTCTTCCCTAAGAACGATAAGAGGAAGTTACGTGAAGTTTTCCAAGAGCACGATATCAAAGCCGTTTTCAATTTGGCATCTAAGAGAGCATCTAGTGTGGAAGATGCAGACTACATCATGAGAAGAAATGCCATTGATTTTGCCATCCCACTTTTCAACGAACCAAGAACTTCCAACCTTTTTGCACATGCCCTAAAAGAAAAGGTTGCTGAAAAGCTTAGAGTTCTAGAGTCTACTGACGTGGCTGTACCAAGTGAAGTTCGTTGCTGGGAAGAATTCTTGGGATTTAAAGCCTAA
- the PXP2 gene encoding Pxp2p (similar to uniprot|P47148 Saccharomyces cerevisiae YJR111C Hypothetical ORF), whose translation MYQILNAQRLVQLSQFHPNLRDLWYLVAAVTFSVCNQPQEIPKLYHYALRLQSDELGRGRDPVPIAHSTCELVRTESHKLRSSIDELYSQPSLRQRQLTIKFREALLKAGPLAGLPKSINVLSQLKDVTPTSLLPETKPIDPWKAAKGDENVCPTARRQDSQSQEAITQRGLEHWNHLYTKVSTRIVNNLNSSYPDLWYYILVHVYGPILSYDEILSAQETSLMVIAALVPQDVNPQLKGHLKGAINVGCDPETVEAARSMAVTVSKWCGVNWRSEVIKL comes from the coding sequence ATGTATCAAATTCTTAACGCACAGAGGCTCGTTCAATTATCACAGtttcatccaaatttaaGGGACCTTTGGTATTTGGTGGCAGCTGTAACTTTCAGCGTTTGTAATCAACCTCAGGAAATTCCCAAACTCTATCATTATGCTCTGAGGTTACAGAGTGATGAACTTGGAAGGGGTAGGGATCCAGTGCCCATAGCCCATAGTACGTGCGAATTGGTTAGAACTGAATCCCATAAGCTGCGGTCATCCATTGATGAACTGTATTCACAACCATCCTTACGACAAAGACAATTGACAATCAAGTTTAGAGAAGCTTTGTTGAAGGCAGGTCCACTAGCTGGTCTTCCGAAATCCATCAATGTTTTAAgtcaattgaaagatgtgACACCTACATCTCTATTGCCTGAAACTAAACCTATTGATCCGTGGAAAGCAGCCAAAGGTGATGAAAACGTTTGTCCTACTGCAAGGAGACAAGATTCACAGAGTCAAGAGGCTATTACTCAGAGAGGTTTGGAACACTGGAATCACCTGTATACCAAAGTTTCCACTAGAATTGTTAACAATCTAAATTCCTCCTATCCGGACCTTTGGTATTACATCTTGGTTCACGTTTATGGTCCCATATTGTCCTATGACGAAATTTTATCTGCACAAGAGACAAGTCTGATGGTGATAGCTGCATTAGTTCCGCAAGATGTAAATCCACAATTGAAAGGACATTTGAAAGGTGCTATTAACGTTGGTTGCGATCCAGAGACTGTCGAAGCGGCAAGAAGCATGGCGGTTACGGTTTCCAAATGGTGTGGGGTTAACTGGAGATCAGAGGTGATTAAGTTGTAG